In Janibacter sp. CX7, a single genomic region encodes these proteins:
- a CDS encoding DUF411 domain-containing protein yields MTVYKDPSCGCCGGWVEHAEEHDFAVTTEVTDDLDAVWSRHDIPAALQSCHLARTSRGDLFVGHVPARHMREYIANRPKGARGLSVPAMPVGTPGMERGDRFDPYEVMLIADGDPQVFAKVSSPADHKSPAST; encoded by the coding sequence ATGACCGTCTACAAGGACCCGTCCTGCGGATGCTGCGGAGGCTGGGTCGAGCACGCCGAAGAGCACGACTTCGCCGTCACGACCGAGGTGACGGACGACCTCGATGCCGTGTGGAGCCGGCACGACATCCCGGCCGCCCTGCAGTCGTGCCATCTCGCCCGCACGAGTCGGGGCGACCTCTTCGTGGGCCACGTGCCTGCCCGCCACATGCGTGAGTACATCGCCAACCGGCCGAAGGGGGCCCGCGGCCTCAGCGTCCCTGCCATGCCGGTCGGGACGCCCGGGATGGAGCGAGGTGATCGCTTCGACCCCTACGAGGTCATGCTCATCGCCGATGGTGATCCGCAGGTCTTCGCGAAGGTCTCCTCGCCAGCGGATCACAAGTCGCCGGCTTCCACGTAG
- a CDS encoding IclR family transcriptional regulator: MPEVPALRRAVAILRHLSGANRPVSAGALVRALDLPRSSVYDLLAVLEELALVAKTDGGYLLGAGVSELGSAYVRSDPLRRQAQPVVRDLAESTGGTAQLAVLRGWETVYLVKEQAVSSAAIITATGVRMPAYLTATGQAIMSCMERREVLALLSAEDGFVNRTGAGPGTHRELAELLRRTRAEGHAVERGEISPHIWTVAAPVVDHLERPVAAIGLSDTMAEGEAPHPEREAAAATAVRRAAAAVTARLRGSR; encoded by the coding sequence ATGCCAGAGGTCCCGGCGCTGCGCCGCGCGGTCGCGATCCTGCGCCACCTGTCGGGTGCCAACCGGCCGGTGAGTGCCGGTGCGCTGGTCCGCGCGCTCGACCTGCCCCGCTCGAGCGTCTACGACCTCCTCGCCGTCCTCGAGGAGCTGGCGCTCGTCGCCAAGACCGACGGCGGCTACCTCCTCGGCGCCGGTGTCTCCGAGCTCGGCAGCGCCTACGTCCGCAGCGACCCCCTTCGTCGCCAGGCCCAGCCGGTCGTGCGGGACCTTGCCGAGAGCACGGGCGGGACGGCCCAGCTCGCCGTCCTGCGCGGCTGGGAGACGGTCTACCTCGTCAAGGAGCAGGCGGTCAGCTCGGCCGCCATCATCACCGCGACGGGCGTGCGGATGCCGGCCTACCTCACGGCTACCGGGCAGGCGATCATGTCCTGCATGGAGCGTCGCGAGGTCCTCGCGCTGCTCAGTGCGGAGGACGGTTTCGTCAACCGCACGGGCGCCGGACCCGGCACCCATCGCGAGCTCGCCGAGCTGCTCCGCCGGACCCGAGCCGAGGGTCATGCCGTCGAGCGCGGCGAGATCAGCCCGCACATCTGGACCGTGGCCGCCCCGGTCGTCGACCACCTCGAGCGCCCGGTCGCCGCGATCGGTCTGTCCGACACCATGGCCGAAGGGGAGGCCCCGCACCCCGAGCGGGAGGCGGCCGCGGCGACCGCCGTGCGTCGCGCGGCAGCGGCCGTCACCGCCCGGCTGCGCGGGTCGAGGTGA
- a CDS encoding GntP family permease: MSIALLGIFISLALLITLAYRGHSVIAVAPIAASIAVLMSGAPLLASYTQVFMPALGGFMANFFPLFLVGAIFGRLMTVSGYAHDIAGWISGVLGPRFAILVTTLATALLTYGGVSAWVVVFTIFPIATSLFAQADIPRRLMPAAIALGIFTFATAALPGSPQIHNTIPTKFFGTNTFAAPGLGLLGAVVVFGLGMLWLERRQRQLAAAGESFADPTEAEIKEAERTGTPLPTGGARVADPDVLDGDGPDADGHDGAGATQTSPARTAVAMAERPSPSSAVAMATEGTGQRPTALAGLVGLAPILVIVAVNALCTYVVFPALDVSYLAEEKFGATDLSAVTGIWSVTVAMLAGILLVFALRPGSASSYVEGITEGARNAVLPVFNTASEVAYGAVIASLAVFATVRDGFFGVSDNPAIVAAVSTTGISGLTGSASGGLTITLSTFGEQLAQMATEQGIPMELMHRVTAMAATGFDSLPHNGAIITLLLVCGLSHRESYKDIFAVTVVVPLIGLVVVTALGLTVGTF; the protein is encoded by the coding sequence ATGTCGATTGCACTCCTGGGCATCTTCATCTCCCTGGCACTGCTCATCACGCTGGCCTACCGCGGCCACTCCGTGATCGCCGTCGCCCCCATCGCGGCGTCGATCGCCGTCCTCATGTCGGGCGCGCCGCTGCTCGCCAGCTACACGCAGGTCTTCATGCCGGCGCTCGGCGGCTTCATGGCCAACTTCTTCCCGCTCTTCCTCGTCGGCGCGATCTTCGGTCGGCTGATGACGGTCAGCGGCTACGCCCACGACATCGCCGGCTGGATCTCCGGGGTCCTCGGGCCGCGCTTCGCCATCCTCGTCACGACGCTCGCGACCGCTCTACTCACCTACGGCGGCGTGAGCGCATGGGTCGTCGTCTTCACGATCTTCCCGATCGCCACCTCGCTCTTCGCGCAGGCCGACATCCCGCGTCGCCTCATGCCGGCCGCGATCGCGCTGGGCATCTTCACCTTCGCCACCGCGGCCCTGCCCGGCTCGCCGCAGATCCACAACACGATCCCGACGAAGTTCTTCGGCACGAACACCTTCGCCGCGCCCGGCCTGGGCCTGCTCGGCGCGGTCGTCGTCTTCGGTCTGGGCATGCTGTGGCTCGAGCGTCGTCAGCGTCAGCTGGCCGCGGCCGGCGAGTCCTTCGCCGACCCGACCGAGGCGGAGATCAAGGAGGCCGAGCGCACCGGGACCCCGCTGCCCACCGGCGGCGCCCGGGTCGCCGACCCGGACGTGCTCGACGGCGACGGGCCCGACGCCGACGGGCACGACGGTGCCGGCGCCACGCAGACCAGCCCCGCACGCACCGCGGTCGCGATGGCCGAGCGTCCCTCCCCTTCGTCCGCCGTGGCCATGGCCACCGAGGGCACTGGCCAGCGGCCCACCGCCCTCGCCGGCCTTGTCGGGCTCGCCCCGATCCTCGTCATCGTCGCGGTCAACGCGCTGTGCACCTACGTCGTCTTCCCCGCCCTCGACGTCAGCTACCTAGCCGAGGAGAAGTTCGGCGCCACCGACCTGAGCGCCGTGACCGGCATCTGGTCGGTGACCGTCGCGATGCTCGCCGGCATCCTGCTCGTCTTCGCCCTGCGGCCGGGGTCCGCCTCCTCGTACGTCGAGGGGATCACCGAGGGCGCCCGCAATGCCGTCCTGCCGGTCTTCAACACCGCGAGCGAGGTGGCCTACGGCGCGGTCATCGCGTCGCTGGCCGTCTTCGCCACCGTGCGCGACGGCTTCTTCGGCGTGAGCGACAACCCGGCCATCGTCGCCGCGGTCTCGACGACCGGCATCTCCGGTCTCACCGGCTCGGCGTCCGGTGGCCTGACGATCACGCTGTCGACCTTCGGCGAGCAGCTCGCGCAGATGGCGACCGAGCAGGGGATCCCGATGGAGCTGATGCACCGGGTGACCGCGATGGCCGCGACGGGCTTCGACTCACTGCCCCACAATGGAGCGATCATCACGCTCCTGCTCGTCTGCGGGCTCTCGCACCGTGAGTCCTACAAGGACATCTTCGCCGTGACCGTGGTCGTGCCGCTCATCGGCCTGGTCGTCGTCACCGCGCTCGGCCTGACGGTCGGGACCTTCTGA
- a CDS encoding DUF305 domain-containing protein yields the protein MPKHAPITALAAAAALALAGCSSDGSSHTDGHGSGTSSSSSSSAEDFNQADVTYAQGMSMHHQQAVEMSDILLEKDDVDADVADLARQIKKAQGPEITKMQGWLEDWGHPMEHGGHGSDPSMDGDHMDGMVSSEDIAELQKADGPQASRLFLDQMIEHHEGAVDMAEKHLKAGKNAEALALSKTVVKDQKAEITTMEQMRKAL from the coding sequence ATGCCCAAGCACGCACCGATCACCGCACTCGCCGCCGCGGCGGCCCTCGCCCTCGCCGGCTGCTCGTCGGACGGCTCCTCGCACACGGACGGCCACGGCTCCGGCACGTCGAGCTCGTCGAGCAGTTCCGCGGAGGACTTCAACCAGGCCGACGTCACCTATGCCCAAGGCATGTCGATGCACCACCAGCAGGCCGTCGAGATGTCAGACATCCTGCTCGAGAAGGACGACGTCGACGCCGACGTCGCCGACCTCGCCCGCCAGATCAAGAAGGCACAGGGGCCCGAGATCACGAAGATGCAGGGCTGGCTCGAGGACTGGGGTCACCCGATGGAGCACGGCGGCCACGGCTCCGACCCGTCCATGGACGGCGACCACATGGACGGCATGGTCAGTTCGGAGGACATCGCTGAGCTCCAGAAGGCCGACGGACCGCAGGCGTCCCGGCTCTTCCTCGACCAGATGATCGAGCACCACGAGGGCGCCGTCGACATGGCCGAGAAGCACCTCAAGGCCGGGAAGAACGCCGAAGCGCTGGCACTGTCCAAGACCGTCGTCAAGGACCAGAAGGCCGAGATCACGACGATGGAGCAGATGCGCAAGGCCCTCTGA
- the fahA gene encoding fumarylacetoacetase gives MTTAAQRLSTEGFGPDNLPYGSFSPAGGDPRLGVRLGDVAISLRDLVPAVAGAGGPALAVEVGDAASGSNLDALLAAGHTAWQPLRTWLQEVVTTDGLDGIVAAAATPVAEVAMHMPFTVADYVDYYASEQHASNIGRMFRPDQAPLLPNWKHLPVGYHGRAGTVVPSGTDVPRPKGLRPEEGGTPSFGPSRRLDIEAELGFVVGGSAPEGEVSVAQAAAEHLFGVVLFNDWSARDIQGFEYVPLGPYLGKSFASSISLWVVPWDALEAARVSPPEREHALADYLDEGGQDWALDITMEVELDGEVVSHPPYRAMYWTAPQMVAHMSVNGASLRPGDFFGSGTVSGDERDQRGSFMELSWGGKEPLVLADGREQRFLEDGQTVVLRGRAPGADGSVIDFGECVGTILPAR, from the coding sequence ATGACGACTGCGGCACAACGACTTTCGACCGAGGGCTTCGGCCCCGACAACCTGCCCTACGGCTCCTTCTCCCCCGCCGGCGGTGACCCGCGACTGGGCGTGCGCCTCGGCGACGTGGCGATCTCCCTGCGCGACCTCGTGCCGGCCGTCGCCGGTGCCGGCGGCCCCGCGCTGGCCGTCGAGGTGGGTGACGCGGCGTCCGGGAGCAACCTCGACGCACTGCTCGCCGCCGGCCACACTGCCTGGCAGCCGTTGCGGACGTGGCTGCAGGAGGTCGTGACGACCGACGGGCTCGACGGCATCGTCGCGGCCGCCGCGACGCCCGTCGCCGAGGTGGCGATGCACATGCCCTTCACCGTCGCCGACTACGTCGACTACTACGCGTCGGAGCAGCACGCGAGCAACATCGGTCGGATGTTCCGCCCCGACCAGGCGCCGCTGCTGCCGAACTGGAAGCACCTGCCCGTCGGCTACCACGGTCGCGCCGGGACGGTCGTGCCGTCGGGCACCGACGTGCCGCGGCCCAAGGGCCTGCGGCCCGAGGAAGGCGGGACCCCGAGCTTCGGTCCGTCGCGCCGGCTCGACATCGAGGCCGAGCTCGGCTTCGTCGTCGGCGGGTCCGCGCCCGAGGGCGAGGTGTCGGTGGCGCAGGCCGCCGCGGAGCACCTCTTCGGCGTCGTGCTCTTCAACGACTGGTCCGCGCGTGACATCCAGGGCTTCGAGTACGTGCCCCTCGGGCCCTACCTCGGCAAGTCCTTCGCCTCGTCGATCTCGCTGTGGGTCGTGCCGTGGGACGCGCTGGAGGCGGCCCGGGTGTCGCCGCCGGAGCGTGAGCACGCCCTCGCCGACTACCTCGACGAAGGGGGTCAGGACTGGGCCCTCGACATCACGATGGAGGTCGAGCTCGACGGCGAGGTCGTCTCGCACCCGCCCTACCGGGCGATGTACTGGACCGCGCCGCAGATGGTCGCGCACATGAGCGTCAACGGCGCCTCGCTGCGGCCCGGCGACTTCTTCGGCTCCGGCACCGTGTCGGGCGACGAGCGCGACCAGCGCGGCTCCTTCATGGAGCTGTCGTGGGGCGGCAAGGAGCCGCTCGTGCTCGCCGACGGTCGCGAGCAGCGCTTCCTCGAGGACGGGCAGACGGTCGTGCTGCGGGGCCGCGCGCCGGGTGCTGACGGGTCGGTCATCGACTTCGGTGAGTGCGTGGGGACGATCCTGCCGGCGAGGTGA
- a CDS encoding MFS transporter: protein MTAPSGVRLASPQGRLLLVMTILGSGMAGIDGTIVNVALPQIGRSFDAPFATLQWVVTGYALTLAAFILLGGVLGDRLGRQRVFVLGVAWFTAASLACGLAPTAGALVAARVVQGIGGALLTPASLALLQSMIVREDRARAIGAWAGLGGVAMAVGPFVGGWLVDVASWHWVFLINVPIAAVTLAIAARLPGPAPADRSQQAPLDVIGAGLGVVALAGTTYALTAAGEGGLPPFAVVAAVVGVVAAVTFVVHERRTAAPMLPLGIFRSRTFSTVTVVTFLVYGGMGVVFLLLVLQLQVVAGWSPLASGIAALPTTLLMMVGSSRAGALGERIGPRLPMSVGPIIMAVGIVLLLRTGPTTDYVLDVLPGVVVFGLGLTLMVAPLTATALSSAPDEHAGLASGINNAVARAGGLLGVAAVPPLAGLTGRVVEDPAAFDAGFRTAMIACSVVIAGGGLLAGAALRGRTVEQ from the coding sequence GTGACCGCGCCCAGCGGCGTGCGCCTGGCCTCCCCGCAGGGGCGCCTGCTGCTGGTGATGACGATCCTCGGGTCCGGCATGGCGGGCATCGACGGCACGATCGTCAACGTCGCCCTGCCGCAGATCGGGCGCTCCTTCGACGCCCCCTTCGCCACCCTGCAGTGGGTCGTCACCGGCTATGCGCTCACCCTGGCCGCCTTCATCCTCCTCGGCGGCGTGCTCGGTGACCGGCTCGGCCGGCAGCGGGTCTTCGTGCTGGGCGTCGCGTGGTTCACCGCCGCCTCGCTGGCGTGCGGGCTCGCGCCGACCGCCGGGGCACTCGTCGCCGCACGGGTCGTCCAGGGCATCGGTGGCGCGCTGCTCACGCCCGCGAGCCTCGCGCTGCTCCAGTCGATGATCGTCCGCGAGGACCGGGCACGAGCCATCGGTGCGTGGGCTGGCCTGGGTGGCGTCGCGATGGCGGTCGGGCCCTTCGTCGGCGGCTGGCTCGTCGACGTCGCCTCGTGGCACTGGGTCTTCCTCATCAACGTGCCGATCGCGGCGGTGACCCTGGCCATCGCCGCACGCCTGCCGGGGCCCGCTCCGGCGGACCGGTCGCAGCAGGCCCCGCTCGACGTCATCGGCGCGGGGCTGGGTGTCGTCGCGCTCGCCGGCACGACCTATGCCCTCACCGCTGCAGGCGAAGGGGGACTTCCCCCCTTCGCCGTCGTGGCCGCGGTGGTCGGGGTCGTCGCCGCGGTCACCTTCGTCGTCCACGAGCGCCGCACGGCGGCACCGATGCTGCCGCTCGGGATCTTCCGGTCGCGCACCTTCTCGACCGTCACCGTCGTGACCTTCCTCGTGTACGGCGGCATGGGCGTGGTCTTCCTGCTCCTCGTCTTGCAGCTGCAGGTCGTCGCCGGCTGGTCGCCGCTCGCGTCGGGCATCGCCGCGCTGCCCACGACCCTGCTCATGATGGTCGGCTCGAGCCGCGCGGGCGCCCTCGGCGAGCGCATCGGGCCGCGCCTGCCGATGAGCGTCGGGCCGATCATCATGGCCGTCGGGATCGTCCTGCTGCTGCGCACCGGCCCGACCACCGACTACGTGCTCGACGTGCTGCCGGGGGTCGTCGTCTTCGGCCTCGGCCTGACCCTGATGGTCGCGCCGCTCACGGCCACGGCCCTGTCGAGCGCGCCCGACGAGCACGCCGGCCTCGCCTCCGGCATCAACAACGCCGTCGCCCGCGCCGGCGGCCTGCTCGGCGTCGCCGCAGTGCCACCTCTGGCCGGGCTCACCGGTCGCGTCGTCGAGGACCCGGCCGCCTTCGACGCCGGATTTCGCACCGCCATGATCGCCTGTTCCGTGGTCATCGCCGGCGGCGGGTTGCTCGCCGGAGCCGCCCTGCGGGGCCGTACCGTGGAACAGTGA
- a CDS encoding DUF6318 family protein produces the protein MKAVRRPAALLAAMTLAVGALSACGGDDPDGDGSSTTTATPLDPSSSSSSSSGSESSSSSSSSGSGSSTSTSAKGDAPELPAAAKEHTDEGATAFAKFYWSEGGEALKSGDTTTIRALASDECDVCATYAKAIERDARKGLHANVNPSRIGTASITDETENKSDRVVTLAVKDSEYELVDESGESTGVADPVSYDIQIYVDWEGSGWVVVDTFMITG, from the coding sequence GTGAAGGCTGTTCGACGACCTGCTGCCCTGCTGGCCGCCATGACCCTGGCTGTCGGGGCCCTGTCTGCATGCGGGGGAGACGACCCTGACGGAGACGGATCCAGCACCACCACGGCCACGCCCTTGGACCCGTCGTCCTCCTCGAGCAGCAGCTCAGGGTCCGAGAGCAGCAGCTCGAGTTCGTCGTCCGGGTCCGGGTCGTCGACGTCCACCAGCGCGAAGGGGGATGCCCCCGAGTTGCCCGCGGCCGCCAAGGAACACACCGACGAAGGGGCGACGGCCTTCGCGAAGTTCTATTGGTCCGAAGGTGGCGAGGCTCTGAAGAGTGGGGACACGACGACCATTCGAGCACTTGCGTCGGACGAATGTGACGTGTGCGCGACCTATGCGAAGGCGATCGAGCGCGATGCCCGGAAGGGGTTGCACGCCAACGTGAATCCGAGTCGTATTGGCACTGCATCGATCACTGACGAGACCGAGAACAAGTCCGATCGAGTGGTCACGCTTGCCGTGAAGGACTCCGAGTACGAACTCGTGGATGAGTCGGGGGAGTCGACTGGCGTAGCCGACCCAGTCAGCTACGACATCCAGATTTATGTGGATTGGGAGGGGTCGGGATGGGTCGTCGTGGACACATTCATGATCACCGGGTAG
- a CDS encoding YjiH family protein, with protein sequence MSTESHTAAATAAPAHEAKGTWRFFVFSAIGIFMFFVPITIGDANTIPLDHLVSAIQDYAAPVVPFAILALVALGTARPFVTGSWRASTTRTIFAVLNVVGLVVALLMITSSAPAWLAAEGIGPFLWDKLVIPVGLIVPVGAVFLALLVGYGLMEFVGVIVQPIMRPIFRTPGRSAVDAVASFVGSYSLGLLITNRVYREGKYSAREAAIIATGFSTVSATFMIIVAKTLGIMDLWLTYFFGTLVVTFIVTAITVWIPPLSRIADDYHPEATPQPEELVTRDRLGTAWREAKATLAEVPGFWSNIWSNLRDGTLMAAAILPSILSVGLIGLLLAEHTPVFDWLGWIFVPFTWAAQLPEPVLAGKSVALGVVEMFLPAVQAAGIDSLVTRFVVAVVAVSQIIFFSAMVPCILATDIPLKIWHLVVVWFQRVVLTILVAAPVAHVLL encoded by the coding sequence ATGTCCACCGAGAGTCACACGGCTGCCGCGACCGCGGCACCTGCCCACGAGGCGAAGGGAACGTGGCGCTTCTTCGTCTTCAGCGCCATCGGCATCTTCATGTTCTTCGTGCCGATCACCATCGGTGACGCCAACACGATCCCCCTGGACCACCTCGTCTCCGCGATCCAGGACTACGCGGCGCCGGTCGTCCCCTTCGCGATCCTGGCGCTCGTGGCCCTGGGCACCGCGCGCCCCTTCGTCACCGGCTCGTGGCGGGCGAGCACGACGCGCACGATCTTCGCCGTGCTCAACGTCGTCGGTCTGGTCGTCGCGCTGCTCATGATCACCTCGTCGGCGCCGGCGTGGTTGGCGGCGGAGGGGATCGGCCCCTTCCTGTGGGACAAGCTCGTCATCCCGGTCGGGCTCATCGTCCCGGTCGGCGCGGTCTTCCTCGCCCTGCTCGTCGGCTACGGCCTCATGGAGTTCGTCGGCGTCATCGTCCAGCCGATCATGCGCCCGATCTTCCGCACGCCCGGCCGCTCCGCAGTCGACGCGGTCGCCTCCTTCGTCGGCAGCTACTCGCTCGGCCTGCTCATCACCAACCGCGTCTACCGCGAGGGCAAGTACAGCGCGCGAGAGGCGGCCATCATCGCGACCGGCTTCTCGACCGTCTCGGCGACCTTCATGATCATCGTCGCCAAGACGCTCGGGATCATGGACCTCTGGCTGACCTACTTCTTCGGCACGCTCGTCGTCACCTTCATCGTCACCGCGATCACCGTGTGGATCCCGCCGCTGTCGCGCATCGCCGACGACTACCACCCCGAGGCCACGCCCCAGCCCGAGGAGCTCGTGACCCGTGACCGCCTCGGCACCGCCTGGCGCGAGGCCAAGGCCACCCTCGCTGAGGTTCCCGGCTTCTGGAGCAACATCTGGTCCAACCTGCGCGACGGCACCCTCATGGCGGCGGCGATCCTCCCTTCGATCCTGTCGGTGGGGCTCATCGGCCTGCTGCTCGCCGAGCACACGCCGGTCTTCGACTGGCTCGGCTGGATCTTCGTCCCCTTCACCTGGGCGGCGCAGCTGCCGGAGCCGGTCCTCGCCGGCAAGTCCGTCGCCCTCGGCGTCGTCGAGATGTTCCTCCCGGCCGTGCAGGCCGCCGGCATCGACTCGCTCGTCACGCGTTTCGTCGTCGCCGTGGTGGCCGTCTCGCAGATCATCTTCTTCTCGGCGATGGTCCCGTGCATCCTCGCGACCGACATCCCGCTGAAGATCTGGCACCTCGTCGTCGTGTGGTTCCAGCGCGTCGTGCTGACGATCCTCGTCGCCGCACCGGTGGCCCACGTCCTCCTCTAG
- a CDS encoding MFS transporter — translation MTTTQRLHARLIKRDLDAEAELPDDVQRNVPGNTLRLVGANALQSSGDQMVNASTVLPWLFHAIGVPAALTGALVPIRESGSMLPQAFLTPFVIKVRQRKLVTLVGALVQAVAVAVMAVTAAIGSGLAAGLTIIVALAVFSLGRCLTSIASKDVQARTVPKGERGQINGLATTASGLVAITLGLAVRALGEDLDAQTLAAILGIGSVLWVLVALVWWSVREPVDEVPQSDAPSRRSQSDLLRDRKSEEEQDNWFAQTLTLLREDATFRSFVTVRSFLLVSSLSPPFIVTLAVQAGAPALTGLGGFIIASGLAALLGGRIFGRMADRSSKRLMTTGAALASLVLLVLVLLDTSLDLDGDSLVTYAIFVAAYFLVTMLHTGVRVGRKTYVVDMAEGDQRTTYVAVSNSAMGIVLLLVGAISSAIAGFGVIWALLFLAGLGVLGVVSSRRLPEVEGLA, via the coding sequence GTGACGACGACCCAGCGCCTGCATGCGCGCCTGATCAAGCGCGACCTCGACGCCGAGGCCGAGCTGCCCGACGACGTGCAGCGCAACGTGCCGGGCAACACCCTTCGCCTGGTCGGGGCCAACGCGCTGCAGTCCTCGGGCGACCAGATGGTCAACGCCTCGACGGTCCTGCCGTGGCTCTTCCACGCCATCGGCGTGCCGGCCGCGCTCACCGGCGCCCTCGTACCGATCCGCGAGTCCGGATCGATGCTCCCCCAGGCCTTCCTCACCCCCTTCGTCATCAAGGTCCGCCAGCGCAAGCTCGTCACGCTCGTCGGCGCCCTCGTCCAGGCCGTGGCCGTCGCCGTCATGGCCGTCACCGCCGCGATCGGCAGCGGACTCGCCGCGGGCCTGACGATCATCGTCGCGCTCGCGGTGTTCTCCCTCGGCCGGTGCCTGACCTCCATCGCCTCCAAGGACGTGCAGGCCAGGACGGTGCCGAAGGGAGAGCGCGGCCAGATCAACGGCCTCGCCACGACCGCCTCCGGTCTCGTCGCCATCACCCTCGGCCTCGCCGTCCGCGCACTCGGCGAAGACCTCGATGCCCAGACGCTCGCCGCGATCCTCGGCATCGGCTCGGTGCTGTGGGTGCTCGTGGCGCTCGTGTGGTGGAGCGTGCGCGAGCCGGTGGACGAAGTCCCGCAGAGCGACGCCCCTTCGAGACGGTCGCAGAGCGACCTCCTCAGGGACCGGAAGAGTGAGGAGGAGCAGGACAACTGGTTCGCGCAGACGCTCACCCTGCTGCGCGAGGACGCGACCTTCCGCTCCTTCGTCACGGTCCGCAGCTTCCTGCTCGTCTCCTCGCTCAGCCCGCCCTTCATCGTCACCCTCGCGGTGCAGGCGGGCGCGCCGGCGCTGACCGGCCTCGGCGGCTTCATCATCGCCTCGGGCCTGGCGGCGCTCCTCGGCGGACGGATCTTCGGGCGCATGGCCGACCGCTCGAGCAAGCGCCTGATGACGACCGGCGCCGCCCTGGCGTCCCTCGTGCTCCTCGTGCTCGTGCTGCTCGACACGTCCCTCGACCTCGACGGCGACAGCCTCGTGACCTATGCGATCTTCGTCGCCGCCTACTTCCTCGTGACGATGCTGCACACCGGCGTGCGCGTCGGGCGCAAGACCTATGTCGTCGACATGGCCGAAGGTGACCAGCGCACGACCTATGTCGCCGTCTCCAACTCCGCGATGGGCATCGTGCTGCTGCTCGTCGGCGCGATCAGCTCGGCCATCGCCGGCTTCGGCGTCATCTGGGCGCTGCTCTTCCTCGCGGGTCTCGGCGTCCTGGGCGTCGTCTCCTCACGCCGCCTGCCCGAGGTCGAAGGCCTCGCGTGA
- a CDS encoding homogentisate 1,2-dioxygenase, which produces MAHYRQVGPVPDKRHTLFKDDDGRILSEELMGEEGFSSDSSLLYHRHIPSSIVGARPWELPDQTLTPNEPLLPRHLKLHDLFTDEQAATTDAVTGRRLVLGNGDVRISYAHVGATSPLYKNAVGDECVYVERGSALLETQFGALEVAEGDYAIIPRATIHRWVLREGETARLYAIEASSHIAPPKRYLSRYGQLLEHAPYCERDLRGPTEPLLVDEQDVDVHIKHRGRGPSGIAGTIHTVPEHPFDVVGWDGCLYPYVFNIRDYMPITGKVHQPPPVHQVFEGHNFVICNFVPRKVDYHELAVPVPYYHSNVDSDEIMFYVDGDYEARKGSGIGKGSISVHPGGHAHGPQPGAVEASLGAEYFDETAVMVDTFRPLDLGEGGVAVDDGVYARSWTGGRWVGDA; this is translated from the coding sequence ATGGCCCACTACCGCCAGGTCGGACCCGTGCCGGACAAGCGGCACACCCTCTTCAAGGACGACGACGGCCGGATCCTCTCCGAGGAGCTCATGGGCGAGGAGGGCTTCAGCTCCGACAGCTCGCTGCTCTACCACCGGCACATCCCGTCGAGCATCGTCGGGGCGCGACCGTGGGAGCTGCCCGACCAGACGCTCACGCCCAACGAGCCGCTGCTCCCCCGGCACCTCAAGCTCCACGACCTCTTCACCGACGAGCAGGCCGCGACCACCGATGCGGTGACCGGGCGCCGGCTCGTCCTGGGCAACGGCGACGTGCGCATCTCTTACGCCCACGTCGGCGCCACCTCGCCGCTCTACAAGAACGCCGTCGGGGACGAGTGCGTCTACGTCGAGCGCGGGTCGGCGCTGCTCGAGACGCAGTTCGGCGCGCTCGAGGTGGCCGAGGGCGACTACGCGATCATCCCCCGCGCGACGATCCACCGGTGGGTGCTGCGCGAGGGCGAGACCGCGCGCCTCTACGCGATCGAGGCGAGCAGCCACATCGCCCCGCCGAAGCGCTATCTCTCCCGCTACGGCCAGCTGCTCGAGCACGCGCCCTACTGCGAGCGCGACCTGCGCGGCCCGACCGAGCCGCTGCTCGTCGACGAGCAGGACGTCGACGTGCACATCAAGCACCGCGGGCGCGGCCCGAGCGGCATCGCCGGCACGATCCACACGGTGCCGGAGCACCCCTTCGACGTCGTGGGCTGGGACGGCTGCCTCTACCCCTACGTCTTCAACATCCGCGACTACATGCCGATCACGGGCAAGGTGCACCAGCCCCCGCCGGTGCACCAGGTCTTCGAGGGGCACAACTTCGTCATCTGCAACTTCGTGCCGCGCAAGGTCGACTACCACGAGCTCGCCGTGCCGGTGCCGTACTACCACTCCAACGTCGACAGCGACGAGATCATGTTCTACGTCGACGGCGACTACGAGGCGCGCAAGGGCTCGGGCATCGGCAAGGGCTCGATCTCGGTGCACCCAGGCGGGCACGCGCACGGCCCGCAGCCCGGTGCCGTCGAGGCCTCGCTCGGTGCGGAGTACTTCGACGAGACGGCGGTCATGGTCGACACCTTCCGTCCGCTCGACCTCGGCGAGGGCGGCGTGGCCGTCGACGACGGCGTCTACGCGCGGTCGTGGACCGGCGGGCGCTGGGTGGGTGACGCATGA